In one window of Trachemys scripta elegans isolate TJP31775 chromosome 5, CAS_Tse_1.0, whole genome shotgun sequence DNA:
- the MFSD8 gene encoding major facilitator superfamily domain-containing protein 8 isoform X3 has protein sequence MPPLLPKGRSLCSAQKGVTRAGFSIVIMSVWPYLQKIDLTADASFLGWIISSYSLGQMIASPLFGLWSNYRPRREPLFVSIAISVAANCLYAYVHLPTSHNKYYMLVARALVGFGAGNVAVVRSYIAGATSLTERTSAMANTSACQATGFILGPVFQTCFSLIGEKGVTWEIIDLQVNMFTAPVLLGALLGVINIILIFAIFREHQVDDMGRPCKSINFEAEESDYVDQDAQGNIDQVAVIATNILFFVILFVFAVFETIATPLTMDMYSWTRKEAVFYNGIILGAIGIESVIVFMAVKVVSKKTGERAILYGGLLIILVGFFILLPWGKQLPNIQWEDIKNNSVPRIIFNEMFTPFWKLQTTQLPSNHTVEPTGCSVMQPWCLYTPLIHLAQYITSDILIGLGYPVCNVMSYTLYSKILGPKPQGVYMGWLTASGSGARILGPVFVSQIYTHLGPRWAFSLICGIIVFSLLLLEAVYKRLTAFSVRYGMMQG, from the exons ATGCCGCCCTTGCTGCCGAAGGGCAGGAGCCTCTGCTCAGCTCAGAAGGGGGTGACGAGAGCAG GTTTTTCAATTGTAATTATGTCAGTATGGCCATATCTGCAAAAG ATTGATCTGACAGCAGATGCAAGTTTCTTGGGATGGATTATTTCTTCATACAGTCTTGGACAAATGATAGCCTCACCTCTGTTTGGTTTATGGTCCAATTACAGACCAAGAAGAGAACCACTTTTTGTTTCAATTGCCATTTCTGTGGCTGCTAACTGCCTTTATGCCTATGTCCATTTGCCTACTTCACACAACAAATACTATATGCTGGTTGCTCGTGCTCTTGTGGGGTTTGGAGCAG GAAATGTAGCAGTAGTTCGATCATACATTGCTGGTGCCACTTCTCTTACAGAAAGAACTAGTGCCATGGCCAACACCAGTGCCTGTCAAGCAACAGGATTCATACTAGGACCAG TTTTTCAGACTTGCTTCTCTCTGATTGGAGAAAAAGGAGTGACATGGGAAATCATTGATCTCCAGGTGAACATGTTCACAGCACCAGTTCTACTGGGAGCTCTCCTAGGAGTTATTAATATTATTCTAATCTTTGCTATATTCAG AGAACATCAAGTGGATGACATGGGAAGACCGTGCAAAAGCATCAATTTTGAAGCAGAAg aaaGTGATTATGTGGATCAGGATGCCCAAGGGAACATTGACCAGGTTGCTGTTATAGCAACCAACATTCTTTTTTTTgtcatcttgtttgtttttgctgtctTTGAAAC CATAGCTACTCCATTGACAATGGATATGTATTCCTGGACCAGGAAAGAAGCAGTTTTTTATAATGGAATAATCCTTGGTGCAATTGGCATTGAATCAGTCATTGTCTTCATGGCGGTTAAAGTAGTTTCTAAAAA GACTGGTGAGCGTGCTATACTCTATGGAGGCCTACTGATTATCTTGGTTGGATTCTTTATCTTGTTACCTTGGGGAAAACAATTACCAAATATCCAGTGGGAAG ATATAAAGAATAATTCCGTTCCCAGAATCATCTTCAATGAAATGTTTACACCTTTCTGGAAGCTCCAAACAACACAACTACCATCCAATCACACAGTAGAGCCAACAGGATGCTCTGTTATGCAGCCCTGGTGCCTGTACACTCCATTGATCCACTTGGCCCAGTATATAACCTCTGATATACTGATAGGATTGGGCTATCCAGTCTGTAATGTCATGTCCTATACTTTATACTCAAAAATTCTAGGACCAAAACCTCAG GGTGTCTACATGGGCTGGTTAACTGCCTCTGGAAGTGGAGCACGTATACTGGGCCCAGTGTTTGTGAGCCAAATATATACTCACTTGGGACCTCGTTGGGCATTCAGCTTAATCTGTGGAATAATTGTATTCTCTCTCTTACTCCTGGAAGCAGTGTACAAGAGACTTACTGCATTTTCAGTCAGATATGGAATGATGCAAGGGTAG
- the MFSD8 gene encoding major facilitator superfamily domain-containing protein 8 isoform X1, translating into MSGEAPAPAPPPPPYPWLPGADGRGRSLCWVPDMAVVTADAALAAEGQEPLLSSEGGDESRYGDVVETQQHYKSRWRSIRIMYLTMFLSSVGFSIVIMSVWPYLQKIDLTADASFLGWIISSYSLGQMIASPLFGLWSNYRPRREPLFVSIAISVAANCLYAYVHLPTSHNKYYMLVARALVGFGAGNVAVVRSYIAGATSLTERTSAMANTSACQATGFILGPVFQTCFSLIGEKGVTWEIIDLQVNMFTAPVLLGALLGVINIILIFAIFREHQVDDMGRPCKSINFEAEESDYVDQDAQGNIDQVAVIATNILFFVILFVFAVFETIATPLTMDMYSWTRKEAVFYNGIILGAIGIESVIVFMAVKVVSKKTGERAILYGGLLIILVGFFILLPWGKQLPNIQWEDIKNNSVPRIIFNEMFTPFWKLQTTQLPSNHTVEPTGCSVMQPWCLYTPLIHLAQYITSDILIGLGYPVCNVMSYTLYSKILGPKPQGVYMGWLTASGSGARILGPVFVSQIYTHLGPRWAFSLICGIIVFSLLLLEAVYKRLTAFSVRYGMMQG; encoded by the exons ATGAGCGGGgaggctccggctccggctcctccccctcccccttacccGTGGCTGCCTGGTGCCGACGGCCGCGGTAGGAGCTTGTGTTGGGTACCAGACATGGCCGTGGTCACCGCCGATGCCGCCCTTGCTGCCGAAGGGCAGGAGCCTCTGCTCAGCTCAGAAGGGGGTGACGAGAGCAG ATATGGAGATGTTGTGGAAACGCAACAGCATTATAAGAGTAGGTGGAGGTCCATTCGTATTATGTACCTTACAATGTTTCTCAGCAGTGTAG GTTTTTCAATTGTAATTATGTCAGTATGGCCATATCTGCAAAAG ATTGATCTGACAGCAGATGCAAGTTTCTTGGGATGGATTATTTCTTCATACAGTCTTGGACAAATGATAGCCTCACCTCTGTTTGGTTTATGGTCCAATTACAGACCAAGAAGAGAACCACTTTTTGTTTCAATTGCCATTTCTGTGGCTGCTAACTGCCTTTATGCCTATGTCCATTTGCCTACTTCACACAACAAATACTATATGCTGGTTGCTCGTGCTCTTGTGGGGTTTGGAGCAG GAAATGTAGCAGTAGTTCGATCATACATTGCTGGTGCCACTTCTCTTACAGAAAGAACTAGTGCCATGGCCAACACCAGTGCCTGTCAAGCAACAGGATTCATACTAGGACCAG TTTTTCAGACTTGCTTCTCTCTGATTGGAGAAAAAGGAGTGACATGGGAAATCATTGATCTCCAGGTGAACATGTTCACAGCACCAGTTCTACTGGGAGCTCTCCTAGGAGTTATTAATATTATTCTAATCTTTGCTATATTCAG AGAACATCAAGTGGATGACATGGGAAGACCGTGCAAAAGCATCAATTTTGAAGCAGAAg aaaGTGATTATGTGGATCAGGATGCCCAAGGGAACATTGACCAGGTTGCTGTTATAGCAACCAACATTCTTTTTTTTgtcatcttgtttgtttttgctgtctTTGAAAC CATAGCTACTCCATTGACAATGGATATGTATTCCTGGACCAGGAAAGAAGCAGTTTTTTATAATGGAATAATCCTTGGTGCAATTGGCATTGAATCAGTCATTGTCTTCATGGCGGTTAAAGTAGTTTCTAAAAA GACTGGTGAGCGTGCTATACTCTATGGAGGCCTACTGATTATCTTGGTTGGATTCTTTATCTTGTTACCTTGGGGAAAACAATTACCAAATATCCAGTGGGAAG ATATAAAGAATAATTCCGTTCCCAGAATCATCTTCAATGAAATGTTTACACCTTTCTGGAAGCTCCAAACAACACAACTACCATCCAATCACACAGTAGAGCCAACAGGATGCTCTGTTATGCAGCCCTGGTGCCTGTACACTCCATTGATCCACTTGGCCCAGTATATAACCTCTGATATACTGATAGGATTGGGCTATCCAGTCTGTAATGTCATGTCCTATACTTTATACTCAAAAATTCTAGGACCAAAACCTCAG GGTGTCTACATGGGCTGGTTAACTGCCTCTGGAAGTGGAGCACGTATACTGGGCCCAGTGTTTGTGAGCCAAATATATACTCACTTGGGACCTCGTTGGGCATTCAGCTTAATCTGTGGAATAATTGTATTCTCTCTCTTACTCCTGGAAGCAGTGTACAAGAGACTTACTGCATTTTCAGTCAGATATGGAATGATGCAAGGGTAG
- the MFSD8 gene encoding major facilitator superfamily domain-containing protein 8 isoform X2 — protein MSGEAPAPAPPPPPYPWLPGADGRGRSLCWVPDMAVVTADAALAAEGQEPLLSSEGGDESRYGDVVETQQHYKSRWRSIRIMYLTMFLSSVGFSIVIMSVWPYLQKIDLTADASFLGWIISSYSLGQMIASPLFGLWSNYRPRREPLFVSIAISVAANCLYAYVHLPTSHNKYYMLVARALVGFGAGNVAVVRSYIAGATSLTERTSAMANTSACQATGFILGPVFQTCFSLIGEKGVTWEIIDLQVNMFTAPVLLGALLGVINIILIFAIFREHQVDDMGRPCKSINFEAEESDYVDQDAQGNIDQVAVIATNILFFVILFVFAVFETIATPLTMDMYSWTRKEAVFYNGIILGAIGIESVIVFMAVKVVSKKTGERAILYGGLLIILVGFFILLPWGKQLPNIQWEDIKNNSVPRIIFNEMFTPFWKLQTTQLPSNHTVEPTGCSVMQPWCLYTPLIHLAQYITSDILIGLGYPVCNVMSYTLYSKILGPKPQKDLCWEHDKE, from the exons ATGAGCGGGgaggctccggctccggctcctccccctcccccttacccGTGGCTGCCTGGTGCCGACGGCCGCGGTAGGAGCTTGTGTTGGGTACCAGACATGGCCGTGGTCACCGCCGATGCCGCCCTTGCTGCCGAAGGGCAGGAGCCTCTGCTCAGCTCAGAAGGGGGTGACGAGAGCAG ATATGGAGATGTTGTGGAAACGCAACAGCATTATAAGAGTAGGTGGAGGTCCATTCGTATTATGTACCTTACAATGTTTCTCAGCAGTGTAG GTTTTTCAATTGTAATTATGTCAGTATGGCCATATCTGCAAAAG ATTGATCTGACAGCAGATGCAAGTTTCTTGGGATGGATTATTTCTTCATACAGTCTTGGACAAATGATAGCCTCACCTCTGTTTGGTTTATGGTCCAATTACAGACCAAGAAGAGAACCACTTTTTGTTTCAATTGCCATTTCTGTGGCTGCTAACTGCCTTTATGCCTATGTCCATTTGCCTACTTCACACAACAAATACTATATGCTGGTTGCTCGTGCTCTTGTGGGGTTTGGAGCAG GAAATGTAGCAGTAGTTCGATCATACATTGCTGGTGCCACTTCTCTTACAGAAAGAACTAGTGCCATGGCCAACACCAGTGCCTGTCAAGCAACAGGATTCATACTAGGACCAG TTTTTCAGACTTGCTTCTCTCTGATTGGAGAAAAAGGAGTGACATGGGAAATCATTGATCTCCAGGTGAACATGTTCACAGCACCAGTTCTACTGGGAGCTCTCCTAGGAGTTATTAATATTATTCTAATCTTTGCTATATTCAG AGAACATCAAGTGGATGACATGGGAAGACCGTGCAAAAGCATCAATTTTGAAGCAGAAg aaaGTGATTATGTGGATCAGGATGCCCAAGGGAACATTGACCAGGTTGCTGTTATAGCAACCAACATTCTTTTTTTTgtcatcttgtttgtttttgctgtctTTGAAAC CATAGCTACTCCATTGACAATGGATATGTATTCCTGGACCAGGAAAGAAGCAGTTTTTTATAATGGAATAATCCTTGGTGCAATTGGCATTGAATCAGTCATTGTCTTCATGGCGGTTAAAGTAGTTTCTAAAAA GACTGGTGAGCGTGCTATACTCTATGGAGGCCTACTGATTATCTTGGTTGGATTCTTTATCTTGTTACCTTGGGGAAAACAATTACCAAATATCCAGTGGGAAG ATATAAAGAATAATTCCGTTCCCAGAATCATCTTCAATGAAATGTTTACACCTTTCTGGAAGCTCCAAACAACACAACTACCATCCAATCACACAGTAGAGCCAACAGGATGCTCTGTTATGCAGCCCTGGTGCCTGTACACTCCATTGATCCACTTGGCCCAGTATATAACCTCTGATATACTGATAGGATTGGGCTATCCAGTCTGTAATGTCATGTCCTATACTTTATACTCAAAAATTCTAGGACCAAAACCTCAG
- the MFSD8 gene encoding major facilitator superfamily domain-containing protein 8 isoform X4, with product MSGEAPAPAPPPPPYPWLPGADGRGRSLCWVPDMAVVTADAALAAEGQEPLLSSEGGDESRYGDVVETQQHYKSRWRSIRIMYLTMFLSSVGFSIVIMSVWPYLQKIDLTADASFLGWIISSYSLGQMIASPLFGLWSNYRPRREPLFVSIAISVAANCLYAYVHLPTSHNKYYMLVARALVGFGAGNVAVVRSYIAGATSLTERTSAMANTSACQATGFILGPVFQTCFSLIGEKGVTWEIIDLQVNMFTAPVLLGALLGVINIILIFAIFREHQVDDMGRPCKSINFEAEESDYVDQDAQGNIDQVAVIATNILFFVILFVFAVFETIATPLTMDMYSWTRKEAVFYNGIILGAIGIESVIVFMAVKVVSKKYKE from the exons ATGAGCGGGgaggctccggctccggctcctccccctcccccttacccGTGGCTGCCTGGTGCCGACGGCCGCGGTAGGAGCTTGTGTTGGGTACCAGACATGGCCGTGGTCACCGCCGATGCCGCCCTTGCTGCCGAAGGGCAGGAGCCTCTGCTCAGCTCAGAAGGGGGTGACGAGAGCAG ATATGGAGATGTTGTGGAAACGCAACAGCATTATAAGAGTAGGTGGAGGTCCATTCGTATTATGTACCTTACAATGTTTCTCAGCAGTGTAG GTTTTTCAATTGTAATTATGTCAGTATGGCCATATCTGCAAAAG ATTGATCTGACAGCAGATGCAAGTTTCTTGGGATGGATTATTTCTTCATACAGTCTTGGACAAATGATAGCCTCACCTCTGTTTGGTTTATGGTCCAATTACAGACCAAGAAGAGAACCACTTTTTGTTTCAATTGCCATTTCTGTGGCTGCTAACTGCCTTTATGCCTATGTCCATTTGCCTACTTCACACAACAAATACTATATGCTGGTTGCTCGTGCTCTTGTGGGGTTTGGAGCAG GAAATGTAGCAGTAGTTCGATCATACATTGCTGGTGCCACTTCTCTTACAGAAAGAACTAGTGCCATGGCCAACACCAGTGCCTGTCAAGCAACAGGATTCATACTAGGACCAG TTTTTCAGACTTGCTTCTCTCTGATTGGAGAAAAAGGAGTGACATGGGAAATCATTGATCTCCAGGTGAACATGTTCACAGCACCAGTTCTACTGGGAGCTCTCCTAGGAGTTATTAATATTATTCTAATCTTTGCTATATTCAG AGAACATCAAGTGGATGACATGGGAAGACCGTGCAAAAGCATCAATTTTGAAGCAGAAg aaaGTGATTATGTGGATCAGGATGCCCAAGGGAACATTGACCAGGTTGCTGTTATAGCAACCAACATTCTTTTTTTTgtcatcttgtttgtttttgctgtctTTGAAAC CATAGCTACTCCATTGACAATGGATATGTATTCCTGGACCAGGAAAGAAGCAGTTTTTTATAATGGAATAATCCTTGGTGCAATTGGCATTGAATCAGTCATTGTCTTCATGGCGGTTAAAGTAGTTTCTAAAAA ATATAAAGAATAA